A single genomic interval of Litoreibacter ponti harbors:
- the bchB gene encoding ferredoxin:protochlorophyllide reductase (ATP-dependent) subunit B: MKLTVWTYEGPPHVGAMRVATCMNGLHYVLHAPQGDTYADLLFTMIERRNHRPPVTYTTFQARDLGSDTAHLFKDACQDAYDRFKPEAIIVGASCTAELIQDDPGGLAETMGLDIPVIPLELPSYQRKENFGADETFFQIVRALAKPCDRTKRLSCNILGPTALGFRHRDDIEELTGLLSELDIDVNVVAPYGANPSQIARLGAAHFNVMLYPETAESACRWLEREFDQPFTKVVPIGVGATRDFITEVIGLTGRAACVDESRLRLPWYSASVDSTYLTGKRVFLFGDATHVKAAARIARDEMGFEVVGMGCYNREFARDIRALAKEYGVTALITDDYLEVEAAIEELAPEMILGTQMERHIGKRLGIPCAVISAPVHVQDFPARYSPQVGFEGANVIFDTWVHPLVMGLEEHLLHMFRDDFEFHDDAGASHHGGKAVERVEATADQAPAQVQADDQVVVWLADAERELKKIPFFVRGKARKNTEKFACEKGVTEISVDTLYEAKAHYAR, from the coding sequence ATGAAGCTGACCGTCTGGACATATGAAGGTCCGCCCCATGTGGGCGCCATGCGGGTCGCGACCTGCATGAACGGGCTGCACTATGTCCTGCACGCGCCCCAGGGCGACACCTACGCGGATCTGCTGTTCACGATGATCGAGCGGCGCAACCACCGCCCGCCGGTGACCTACACAACCTTCCAGGCCCGCGATCTGGGCTCTGACACGGCGCATTTGTTCAAGGATGCCTGCCAGGACGCCTATGACCGATTCAAGCCCGAGGCGATTATCGTCGGTGCCTCCTGCACGGCCGAGCTAATTCAGGACGATCCGGGCGGTTTGGCAGAGACGATGGGGCTCGATATTCCCGTCATTCCGCTGGAGCTGCCGTCTTACCAGCGCAAGGAGAACTTTGGCGCGGATGAGACGTTCTTCCAGATTGTGCGCGCCTTGGCGAAGCCTTGCGACAGGACCAAGCGTCTGAGCTGCAATATCCTTGGCCCGACCGCGCTGGGTTTCCGCCACCGCGACGATATCGAAGAGCTAACCGGGCTGCTGTCCGAGTTGGATATCGACGTCAATGTTGTCGCACCCTACGGTGCAAATCCAAGCCAGATCGCCCGGCTGGGTGCCGCCCATTTCAACGTCATGCTCTACCCCGAGACGGCCGAAAGCGCATGCCGCTGGCTGGAGCGCGAGTTCGACCAGCCCTTCACAAAGGTCGTCCCGATCGGCGTCGGCGCGACCCGCGACTTCATCACCGAAGTGATCGGCCTGACGGGCCGCGCGGCCTGCGTCGATGAAAGCCGCTTACGGCTGCCGTGGTACTCGGCCTCGGTCGACAGCACCTACCTGACCGGAAAGCGGGTCTTCCTGTTTGGCGACGCGACCCATGTCAAAGCAGCCGCCCGCATCGCGCGCGATGAGATGGGGTTCGAGGTGGTCGGCATGGGCTGCTACAACCGCGAGTTCGCCCGCGATATTCGCGCGCTGGCCAAGGAGTACGGCGTCACCGCGCTGATCACCGACGACTACCTTGAGGTGGAAGCCGCTATCGAAGAGCTCGCGCCCGAGATGATCCTTGGCACCCAGATGGAGCGCCATATCGGTAAGCGTCTGGGCATCCCTTGCGCCGTGATCTCCGCGCCGGTGCATGTGCAGGACTTCCCGGCCCGTTACTCGCCCCAAGTGGGGTTCGAGGGCGCGAATGTGATCTTTGACACGTGGGTACATCCGCTGGTCATGGGGCTCGAAGAGCACCTGCTGCACATGTTCCGCGATGATTTCGAGTTCCACGACGACGCTGGCGCGTCGCATCACGGCGGCAAGGCGGTCGAGCGTGTCGAAGCAACGGCCGATCAAGCGCCGGCACAGGTCCAAGCCGACGACCAAGTGGTCGTCTGGCTCGCGGATGCCGAACGGGAGTTGAAGAAAATCCCGTTCTTCGTGCGCGGCAAGGCCCGCAAGAACACGGAGAAGTTCGCCTGCGAGAAGGGCGTCACCGAGATCAGCGTCGACACGCTTTATGAGGCGAAGGCCCATTATGCGCGATAG
- the bchM gene encoding magnesium protoporphyrin IX methyltransferase translates to MNGQPSYLRTRARVETYFDQTATKVWEQLTSDAPVSGIRATVRKGRDDMRALMQAQLPDDLTGARILDAGCGTGAMAVELADRGADVVAIDISPSLIEIAEKRRPARLKGSIDYRAGDMFDAKLGSFDHALAMDSMIYYDAPSLGAILRDFEPRVRGSLIFTLAPRTPLLMAMWYAGKLFPRSDRSPVMIPHNAPRVAHAARKAGAKGTLSDAGTINSGFYHSTAMVFGGAR, encoded by the coding sequence GTGAACGGACAGCCGTCATATCTGCGCACACGCGCTCGGGTCGAGACGTATTTCGACCAGACTGCCACCAAAGTGTGGGAGCAGTTGACCTCTGACGCGCCGGTCTCGGGCATTCGCGCGACCGTGCGCAAAGGCCGGGACGATATGCGCGCGCTGATGCAGGCGCAATTGCCCGATGATCTGACGGGTGCTCGCATTCTGGATGCCGGCTGCGGCACCGGGGCGATGGCGGTTGAGTTGGCCGACAGGGGCGCGGATGTGGTGGCGATTGATATCTCGCCATCCCTCATCGAGATTGCCGAGAAGCGCCGCCCGGCGCGGCTAAAGGGCTCCATCGACTACCGCGCAGGTGACATGTTTGACGCCAAGTTAGGGTCTTTTGACCACGCTTTGGCGATGGACAGTATGATCTATTACGACGCGCCGAGCCTTGGCGCGATCCTGCGCGATTTCGAGCCGCGTGTGCGTGGTTCACTGATCTTCACCCTTGCGCCGCGCACGCCGCTTTTGATGGCAATGTGGTATGCCGGGAAGCTGTTCCCGCGCTCCGACCGCTCGCCTGTGATGATCCCGCATAACGCGCCACGCGTCGCCCATGCCGCTCGCAAGGCCGGTGCAAAAGGCACGCTCAGCGATGCGGGGACGATCAATAGCGGCTTCTACCATTCCACCGCGATGGTCTTCGGGGGGGCGAGATGA
- the puhC gene encoding photosynthetic complex assembly protein PuhC — protein MRDIAGEKALVQRDKEMIPTRLLLAMVALVAIIFSFVVYAAVTDRPLEAGPPDLAIVKEREISIVADMSGAARVMTPEGALIADLSADEGGFVSGIGRVLHRERGKVGKEASAPIRLIQYSDGRLAIRDDHTTWRAELRGFGQDNEATFYRILNAN, from the coding sequence ATGCGAGATATTGCTGGCGAAAAGGCTCTGGTGCAGCGCGACAAGGAGATGATCCCGACGCGTCTGCTGTTGGCCATGGTGGCGCTTGTGGCGATCATCTTTTCCTTCGTGGTCTACGCGGCGGTCACCGATCGCCCGCTTGAGGCAGGTCCGCCCGATCTGGCCATCGTCAAGGAACGCGAAATCTCGATTGTGGCTGATATGTCGGGTGCGGCCCGGGTGATGACGCCCGAAGGTGCGCTGATTGCTGACCTGTCAGCCGACGAAGGCGGCTTTGTGTCCGGCATCGGTCGTGTCCTGCACCGCGAGCGCGGCAAGGTCGGCAAGGAGGCCTCCGCCCCGATCCGGCTGATCCAGTATTCAGACGGTCGCCTCGCAATCCGCGACGATCACACAACATGGCGCGCGGAGTTGCGCGGCTTCGGCCAGGATAACGAAGCAACTTTCTACAGAATTCTGAACGCGAATTAA
- the bchL gene encoding ferredoxin:protochlorophyllide reductase (ATP-dependent) iron-sulfur ATP-binding protein: MSPKDNIPDLGLDGEGSVQVEDNSRIEGAKVFSVYGKGGIGKSTTSSNLSAAFSMLGKRVLQIGCDPKHDSTFTLTGSLVPTVIDTLKDVDFHAEELRPEDFVYEGFNGVKCVEAGGPPAGTGCGGYVVGQTVKLLKQHHMLEDTDVVIFDVLGDVVCGGFAAPLQHADRALIVTANDFDSIYAMNRIIAAVQAKSKNYKVRLAGCVANRSRETDEVDRYCKTVGFNRIAHMPDLDAIRRSRLKKKTLFEMDDEEDIVQVRKEYIRLAETLWNGTEPLAPEPLPDRDIFELLGFD, translated from the coding sequence ATGAGCCCCAAAGACAACATCCCCGATCTCGGGCTGGACGGTGAAGGCTCCGTCCAGGTCGAAGACAATTCCCGCATCGAAGGGGCCAAGGTCTTCTCGGTCTACGGGAAAGGCGGGATCGGCAAGTCGACCACCTCGTCCAACCTGTCGGCGGCGTTTTCGATGCTGGGCAAGCGGGTCCTGCAGATCGGCTGCGACCCTAAGCATGACAGCACGTTCACCCTGACCGGCTCGTTGGTGCCGACCGTGATCGACACGCTCAAAGACGTGGATTTCCATGCCGAAGAGCTGCGCCCCGAGGACTTCGTCTACGAAGGCTTCAACGGCGTAAAATGTGTCGAAGCTGGCGGCCCGCCCGCGGGCACCGGTTGCGGCGGCTACGTCGTGGGCCAGACCGTGAAGCTGCTGAAGCAGCATCACATGCTCGAAGACACCGACGTGGTGATCTTCGACGTGCTGGGCGACGTGGTTTGCGGTGGCTTTGCGGCTCCGCTGCAGCATGCCGACCGCGCGCTGATCGTCACGGCCAATGATTTCGACTCTATCTATGCGATGAACCGCATCATCGCCGCGGTGCAGGCGAAGTCGAAGAACTACAAGGTGCGGCTCGCGGGCTGCGTTGCCAACCGGTCCCGCGAAACGGACGAGGTGGATCGCTACTGCAAGACCGTGGGGTTCAACCGCATCGCGCATATGCCCGATCTGGACGCCATTCGCCGTTCGCGGCTGAAGAAGAAGACGCTCTTCGAGATGGATGATGAAGAGGACATCGTGCAGGTCCGCAAGGAATACATCCGCCTTGCCGAGACCCTGTGGAACGGGACCGAGCCGCTGGCGCCAGAGCCGCTGCCCGATCGTGACATTTTTGAATTGTTGGGCTTCGACTAA
- a CDS encoding magnesium chelatase subunit H, which translates to MRDSSDHIGYRFVIVTLDAHAAGPASRVLPRLEEDFPGLQVSIHAAAEWAENPQALEDAKDAVRHADIVVSNLLFIEEHVRAILPEMEARRDHCDAMIGVIADPAIVKLTRMGDLDMSKPASGAMALLKKLRGSAKPSAGSGEKQMKMLRRLPKILKFIPGKSQDLRAWFLTMQYWLGGSDDNVEQMIRFLVARYSRQAAWNRVEAEAPVDYPDVGLYHPDVPERICTDLADLPTPDAPVATVGLLMLRSYILASDTAHYDAVIRSFEARGIRVIAGFAGGLDGRPAIEAYHVGQVDALVSLTGFSLIGGPAYNDSDAAVDILSALDVPYIAAHPLEFQTLGQWAKSGQGLGPVETTMLIALPEIDGATNPTVFAGRHGEDGCQGCSHMCTMKSDCRAMAPCLERIESLTEKTLRMAQLRRAENAGKKVGIVLFGFPPNAGAVGTAAYLSVFRSLHNTLTRMKADGFDVEVPGSVEDLRHAVLEGNAAQYGQPANVAAQVDAETIVRETAHLAEIETAWGPAPGKIQSDGRGVFVLGQHFGNVFVGVQPAFGYEGDPMRLLFETGFAPTHAFAQFYLWLRNTYQADVLLHFGMHGALEFMPGKQAGMGARDWPDRLIGEMPNVYLYASNNPSEATLAKRRSGAVTVTHMTPPLAQSGLYKGLLELKDSLTRWRAMSPDAKDREELEALIAAQAAAVDMPDTAPQDLWLKLLETEDALITDGLHVVGEPLGEEARQRYLDIMLDTDPETRARVDALLQGDDELNGLMRALGAHYIAPVPGGDLIRSSAVLPTGRNIHAFDPFRMPTAFAMQDGAKQALTLLKKHDSLPRTVALVLWGSDNIKSDGGPIAQALALMGAKPRFDHYGRLCGADLVPLEELGRPRIDVIMTLSGIFRDLLPLQTRMLAEAAYKAATADEPLEQNFIRAHALAYAEQMDVDMETAALRVFSNAEGAYGSNVNQLVDSSAFGDEDELADAYETRKSFAYGVNGKATQNAALLQKALKDVDLAYQNLESVELGVTTVDHYFDTLGGIARAVKRAKGEATPVYIGDQTRGEGKVRTLQEQVALETRSRALNPRFFEPLLQHGHEGVRQIEAHVTNTLGWSATTGQVEPWVYQRLTETFVLDEEMRKRLAELNPEASVRMANRLIEAHERNYWQPDDATLEALQAGADELEDAMEGVGVAAE; encoded by the coding sequence ATGCGCGATAGCTCGGATCATATCGGTTACCGCTTCGTCATCGTGACGCTGGACGCCCATGCGGCGGGTCCTGCGTCGCGCGTGCTGCCCCGGCTGGAAGAAGATTTCCCCGGCCTGCAGGTCTCTATCCACGCGGCGGCTGAGTGGGCCGAGAACCCGCAGGCGCTGGAAGACGCTAAAGACGCGGTGCGCCACGCAGACATCGTGGTCTCCAACCTGCTGTTCATCGAAGAACATGTCCGCGCAATCCTGCCCGAGATGGAAGCGCGCCGTGACCATTGCGACGCCATGATCGGCGTGATCGCGGACCCCGCGATTGTGAAGCTGACGCGCATGGGCGATCTGGACATGTCCAAGCCTGCCTCCGGCGCGATGGCGCTCCTGAAGAAGCTGCGCGGGTCGGCGAAGCCTTCGGCAGGATCCGGCGAGAAGCAGATGAAGATGCTGCGCCGCCTGCCCAAGATCCTGAAGTTCATTCCCGGCAAGAGTCAGGACCTGCGCGCCTGGTTCCTGACGATGCAATATTGGCTTGGCGGCTCCGACGACAATGTCGAGCAGATGATCCGCTTCCTGGTCGCGCGCTATTCGCGCCAAGCCGCGTGGAACCGGGTCGAGGCCGAAGCCCCCGTCGACTACCCCGATGTGGGTCTATATCACCCCGATGTGCCTGAACGCATCTGCACCGACTTGGCTGATTTGCCTACGCCTGATGCACCTGTGGCAACCGTTGGCCTGTTGATGCTGCGTAGCTACATTCTGGCGTCCGACACCGCGCACTATGACGCCGTCATCCGTAGTTTCGAAGCGCGCGGCATTCGTGTCATCGCCGGGTTCGCAGGTGGCCTCGACGGTCGCCCGGCGATTGAGGCGTATCACGTCGGTCAGGTTGACGCGCTGGTCTCGCTGACCGGTTTCTCTCTGATCGGTGGGCCCGCCTACAATGACAGCGACGCAGCGGTCGACATTCTGTCTGCGCTCGACGTCCCCTACATCGCCGCGCATCCACTGGAGTTCCAGACGCTGGGCCAATGGGCCAAAAGCGGCCAGGGCCTGGGTCCCGTCGAGACCACCATGCTGATCGCCCTGCCAGAGATCGACGGCGCGACCAATCCGACTGTTTTTGCCGGTCGGCACGGCGAGGATGGCTGCCAGGGCTGCTCGCACATGTGCACGATGAAATCCGATTGCCGGGCCATGGCGCCGTGTCTGGAGCGCATCGAAAGCCTGACCGAAAAGACCCTGCGCATGGCGCAACTGCGCCGCGCCGAGAACGCAGGTAAGAAAGTCGGCATCGTGCTGTTCGGCTTTCCGCCCAACGCGGGCGCGGTCGGCACCGCCGCCTATCTGAGCGTCTTCCGCTCGTTGCACAATACGCTCACGCGCATGAAGGCGGATGGGTTCGATGTCGAGGTGCCGGGGAGCGTCGAGGATCTGCGCCACGCCGTGCTTGAAGGCAATGCCGCCCAATACGGCCAGCCGGCGAATGTCGCGGCGCAGGTTGATGCGGAAACCATTGTGCGCGAAACCGCGCATCTGGCCGAGATCGAGACCGCCTGGGGCCCGGCTCCGGGAAAGATTCAATCCGATGGGCGCGGCGTCTTCGTCTTGGGCCAGCATTTCGGGAACGTCTTTGTCGGCGTGCAACCCGCCTTCGGCTACGAGGGCGACCCGATGCGCCTGCTGTTCGAGACGGGCTTCGCACCGACCCATGCTTTCGCGCAGTTCTACCTGTGGCTGCGCAACACGTATCAGGCCGATGTGCTGTTGCATTTCGGTATGCACGGCGCACTGGAATTCATGCCCGGTAAGCAGGCCGGGATGGGTGCGCGCGATTGGCCGGATCGGCTGATTGGCGAGATGCCGAACGTCTATCTCTACGCCTCAAATAATCCGTCCGAGGCGACGCTTGCCAAGCGCCGCTCGGGCGCTGTGACGGTCACCCATATGACGCCACCGCTGGCGCAATCGGGTCTCTACAAGGGTCTGTTAGAGCTGAAAGACAGCCTGACGCGCTGGCGCGCCATGTCGCCCGACGCAAAAGATCGCGAGGAGTTGGAAGCGCTGATCGCGGCGCAGGCGGCTGCGGTGGATATGCCCGACACCGCCCCGCAGGACCTGTGGCTGAAGCTGCTCGAGACCGAGGATGCGCTGATCACTGATGGCCTCCATGTCGTGGGCGAGCCCTTGGGCGAAGAGGCGCGTCAGCGCTACCTCGACATTATGCTCGACACTGACCCGGAGACGCGGGCGCGCGTCGATGCTCTGTTGCAAGGCGATGATGAGTTGAACGGCCTGATGCGTGCGCTGGGCGCACATTACATTGCGCCGGTGCCGGGCGGCGATCTGATCCGCTCGTCCGCGGTGCTGCCTACTGGCCGCAACATCCACGCATTCGATCCTTTCCGGATGCCCACCGCCTTTGCGATGCAGGACGGAGCAAAACAGGCTCTGACATTGCTCAAAAAGCATGATTCCTTGCCTCGCACCGTTGCGCTCGTGCTTTGGGGCTCCGACAACATCAAATCCGACGGTGGCCCGATTGCCCAGGCGCTCGCGTTGATGGGCGCGAAGCCGCGCTTCGACCACTACGGTCGTCTCTGCGGCGCCGATCTGGTTCCGCTGGAAGAGCTCGGTCGCCCGCGGATCGACGTGATCATGACGCTGTCCGGAATTTTCCGCGACTTGCTGCCTTTGCAGACCCGGATGCTGGCAGAGGCCGCGTATAAGGCCGCGACGGCCGATGAGCCGCTGGAACAGAACTTCATCCGCGCCCATGCGCTCGCCTATGCCGAACAGATGGACGTTGACATGGAAACGGCGGCGCTGCGGGTCTTCTCCAACGCGGAAGGCGCCTATGGCTCGAACGTGAACCAGTTGGTCGACAGTTCTGCTTTCGGGGATGAGGACGAGCTGGCCGATGCCTACGAGACCCGGAAGAGCTTCGCGTATGGCGTCAACGGCAAGGCCACTCAGAACGCGGCGCTGCTGCAAAAGGCGCTGAAAGACGTGGATCTGGCCTATCAGAACCTCGAAAGCGTCGAGCTGGGTGTCACCACGGTGGACCACTATTTCGATACGCTGGGTGGCATCGCCCGCGCGGTGAAGCGCGCCAAGGGCGAGGCGACGCCGGTTTATATCGGCGACCAGACCCGTGGCGAAGGCAAGGTGCGCACTCTGCAGGAACAGGTGGCGCTCGAGACCCGGTCGCGCGCGCTGAACCCGCGCTTCTTCGAGCCGCTTTTGCAGCATGGTCACGAAGGGGTCCGCCAAATCGAAGCCCATGTGACCAACACCCTCGGCTGGTCCGCCACGACTGGTCAGGTGGAACCTTGGGTATACCAGCGGCTGACCGAGACTTTCGTGCTCGATGAAGAGATGCGCAAGCGTCTGGCAGAGCTGAACCCTGAAGCTTCGGTCCGCATGGCGAACCGTCTGATCGAAGCCCACGAACGCAATTACTGGCAACCCGATGATGCGACGCTTGAGGCGCTTCAAGCGGGCGCTGATGAGCTTGAAGACGCCATGGAAGGCGTTGGAGTTGCGGCTGAATGA
- a CDS encoding PucC family protein, translating to MSEQGQALKRLSLKMLPFSDAASEDLPLGQLLRLSLFQISVGMAAVMLLGTLNRVMIVELSVPAMLVALMIALPVLIAPFRALLGFKSDTYKSAIGWKRIPYLWFGTLWQFGGLAMMPMCLLVLGGDNVHDIPFAGEVLAALAFLMTGLGMHMTQTAGLALAADRATDETRPRVVALLYVMFLIGMGLSSIVIGLLLRDFTNVKLIQVIQATAVVTIALNLVALWKQERIRPMSREERAAPSPRFRDAWRDFAEGGTAGRLIAVVALGTLGFNMQDVLLEPYGGEVLGLSVSSTTLLTAMWSVGALAGFALAAKWLSKSLDPMRMAGTGLLAGIVAFCAVIFAAPLGSTELFFAGAAGIGFGGGLFSVATLTAAMTLPVQGIAGKGLALGAWGAAQATAAGVGTIIGGTTRDVVNSAALQGHLGEAMTSAATGYSVVYHLEIAFLFVTLIVLGPLVRSGRTQIQSEDTHKIGLADFPT from the coding sequence ATGAGCGAGCAAGGCCAAGCCCTGAAGCGCTTGTCGCTGAAGATGCTGCCCTTCTCGGACGCGGCGAGCGAGGATTTGCCGTTAGGCCAGCTCCTGCGCCTGTCGCTTTTCCAGATCTCGGTCGGCATGGCGGCAGTGATGCTGCTGGGCACGCTCAACCGCGTGATGATCGTCGAGCTTTCGGTGCCCGCCATGCTGGTCGCCCTCATGATCGCGCTGCCCGTCCTGATCGCGCCCTTCCGCGCGCTGCTGGGCTTCAAGTCCGACACCTACAAATCCGCCATCGGCTGGAAGCGCATCCCGTACCTGTGGTTCGGCACGTTGTGGCAGTTCGGCGGGCTGGCGATGATGCCGATGTGCCTGCTGGTGCTGGGCGGTGACAATGTGCACGACATTCCCTTCGCGGGCGAAGTGCTGGCGGCGCTGGCCTTCCTGATGACCGGCCTTGGCATGCATATGACCCAAACCGCGGGATTGGCTCTCGCGGCAGATCGCGCCACAGACGAGACGCGCCCGCGTGTTGTCGCGCTACTCTATGTGATGTTCCTGATCGGCATGGGGCTGTCGTCAATCGTTATCGGCCTGCTGCTGCGGGACTTCACCAACGTGAAGCTGATCCAGGTCATTCAGGCCACCGCCGTCGTTACAATCGCATTGAACCTTGTCGCGCTTTGGAAGCAGGAGCGCATCCGACCCATGAGCCGCGAAGAGCGCGCGGCGCCCAGCCCGCGCTTCCGCGACGCGTGGCGCGACTTTGCCGAAGGCGGCACCGCCGGGCGGCTGATCGCCGTCGTGGCGCTGGGCACGCTTGGCTTCAACATGCAGGACGTCCTGCTGGAACCTTACGGTGGGGAAGTCCTGGGCCTGTCCGTCTCTTCCACCACGCTGTTGACGGCCATGTGGTCCGTCGGTGCGCTGGCGGGCTTCGCGCTGGCCGCCAAGTGGCTGTCGAAATCCCTCGATCCCATGCGCATGGCGGGCACTGGCCTGCTTGCGGGCATCGTCGCGTTCTGTGCGGTGATCTTTGCGGCCCCCTTGGGCTCGACCGAACTGTTCTTCGCGGGTGCCGCCGGCATCGGCTTTGGCGGTGGGTTGTTCTCGGTCGCGACGCTAACCGCCGCCATGACGCTGCCGGTTCAGGGCATCGCGGGCAAGGGTCTGGCGCTGGGCGCTTGGGGCGCCGCGCAGGCCACGGCGGCAGGCGTCGGCACCATCATAGGCGGCACGACACGCGACGTGGTCAACTCCGCCGCTCTGCAAGGACATCTGGGCGAGGCGATGACCTCGGCCGCGACGGGTTACTCGGTGGTGTACCACCTCGAGATCGCCTTCCTGTTCGTCACTCTCATCGTGCTTGGGCCGCTTGTGCGGTCCGGGCGCACGCAAATTCAATCGGAAGACACCCACAAGATCGGGCTTGCGGACTTCCCAACATAA
- the puhB gene encoding photosynthetic complex putative assembly protein PuhB — MPHDDFEIEPVPGLPELPPEGEKILWQGKPDWWALAKESLNLYWVMGYFVLLGAWRSLALSEIMPVPQAIWGAVPFLIMGLLACGLLAFIAFLQAWATVYTITNRRVAMRVGAALNVTLNLPYTGIASADLDLRKRGHGTIALELMDQGQKLSYLSLWPHVRPWKMNPTQPALRCIKDAQNVATILGDAAQKQVALNTATETPMPDAVPAE, encoded by the coding sequence ATGCCCCATGATGACTTCGAGATAGAACCCGTGCCCGGTCTGCCCGAGCTGCCACCAGAGGGAGAGAAAATCCTCTGGCAAGGCAAGCCAGATTGGTGGGCTTTGGCCAAGGAAAGCCTGAACCTTTACTGGGTCATGGGCTATTTCGTTCTGCTTGGGGCGTGGCGCTCACTGGCCTTGTCGGAAATCATGCCCGTCCCCCAGGCGATCTGGGGTGCGGTGCCGTTCTTGATCATGGGCTTGCTCGCCTGTGGCCTGCTGGCATTCATCGCTTTCCTGCAGGCCTGGGCGACCGTCTACACGATCACCAATCGCCGCGTGGCGATGCGGGTGGGCGCTGCGCTGAATGTGACCCTGAACCTGCCCTATACGGGCATTGCGTCCGCTGATCTGGACCTGCGCAAGCGCGGCCACGGCACCATCGCTCTGGAGTTGATGGATCAGGGTCAGAAGCTCAGCTACCTCAGCCTATGGCCCCATGTGCGCCCCTGGAAGATGAATCCGACGCAGCCCGCCTTGCGCTGCATCAAAGACGCGCAAAACGTGGCCACTATCCTGGGCGATGCGGCGCAAAAACAGGTGGCCCTGAACACAGCCACCGAGACCCCGATGCCCGACGCGGTACCGGCGGAATAA
- the puhA gene encoding photosynthetic reaction center subunit H produces MVDPFFGNFDLASLSIWLFWAFFALLIYYLQTENMREGYPLEDDDGKPAANQGPFPVPEPKTFKLAHGRGEVTVPDHQPEKREVALKRTNGANGFPFEPTGDPLVDGVGPASWAPRRDVPELDGHGHPKIVPMAGADSFLVAAGTDPRGLPVVAGDKAIVGTVTDMWIDEPEQLVRYLEFELQGEFGSGKRLVPIQLARIHRDRVAIKTLYGKHFNKVPKTKSGNQVTLLEEDKICGYYSGGVLYADQSRQDPQLG; encoded by the coding sequence ATGGTAGACCCATTCTTTGGCAATTTTGACCTCGCTTCGCTCAGCATCTGGCTGTTCTGGGCCTTCTTCGCGCTGCTGATATACTATCTGCAGACCGAGAATATGCGCGAGGGCTATCCCCTCGAAGACGATGATGGCAAACCTGCCGCAAACCAGGGACCGTTCCCGGTGCCCGAGCCCAAGACCTTCAAGCTGGCCCATGGCCGGGGCGAGGTTACGGTGCCCGACCACCAGCCCGAGAAGCGCGAGGTGGCGCTGAAGCGCACCAATGGCGCCAACGGCTTCCCGTTTGAGCCCACCGGCGATCCGCTCGTGGATGGCGTTGGCCCTGCGTCATGGGCGCCGCGTCGGGACGTGCCAGAGCTGGACGGCCACGGTCATCCCAAGATCGTGCCGATGGCAGGGGCAGACAGCTTCCTTGTGGCGGCTGGTACCGACCCGCGCGGCCTGCCGGTCGTGGCTGGTGACAAGGCGATCGTCGGCACCGTGACTGACATGTGGATCGATGAGCCGGAGCAGCTCGTGCGCTATCTCGAGTTCGAACTTCAAGGCGAGTTCGGCTCCGGCAAGCGCTTGGTGCCGATCCAGCTGGCGCGGATTCACCGCGACCGAGTGGCGATCAAAACGCTCTACGGCAAGCACTTCAACAAAGTGCCAAAAACCAAGTCCGGCAATCAGGTCACGCTGCTCGAGGAAGACAAGATCTGCGGCTACTACTCGGGCGGTGTGCTTTACGCCGACCAGTCCCGCCAGGACCCGCAACTCGGCTAA